A region of the Sarcophilus harrisii chromosome 3, mSarHar1.11, whole genome shotgun sequence genome:
CCGACTCCTTGTTCCCAAGGCAGGACTAATTCTGGTCTCTTGGCTGCAGCTGGGACCCTGACCCAGCCCCGTGGTCTTTATCTTTATCTCAGAGAGACCATGAATTCTTGTCTGAGGCCTGAGGTCATCAGCCCCCTGGGTCTGGGTACCTCGACTTACCCCTCTGCGAAATGGCTCTGCCTCCCTGGGCCGCATGGATTCTCTTTGGGCACGTGACCAGGCCACAGTTggtcccccatccccttcccaaCATGGTGGGAAGCAGAACGACGCGGTCTGGCCAAGGAAGGGCCCACCTTCGGCTCCCAGGGAGAGAGGTCCCGCCCCTCACATTTGGCTGAGTGACGGCCCCCAAGGCCCACAGGAGTAGGAGACCCTAACCCACCACACGCCCCCTTAAACCGCTGCGTTCTCAGTGTAGTTTTACCAGGAGAACATCATTTTTGCTACAGAAGATACCTTAGAGATTtttcagaaggggaaactgaggctcacaaggAAGATGACTTATCAGAGTCAGGATCTGCACCCAGAGCCTCCGCCTCCAGTCTGAGACATTCCTTATGCCACAGGATCCCACTCTGGCCAAGGCTGTTGTCCCCAGGTCTCGGGGCCTCCCTTTCCAATCCACATGTCACAAGTGCCTTTGTTTACTTGGGAGACTGGAAGGAGCACTGATTGCAGAGGGAAAGACTCTGGTTTCAGATCCTGCTTCTGACCCTTTGCTACTTGTATGAATTTTAGACCATCACTTCCcctctgtggacctcagtttcctcatctgtcaaagggGTTTAGAGCAGACTGCCTCTCTGGGACGGTGGCCTGGGATCccaagggggggaggagggaaagcagGAGCCGGGGCCCGTTTTCCCAGAGAAGGGCGCTCCCCTGGCACTGGGACGCTGAGGCTCCGGGCCCCGCACCCCCTTTCCTTGGGAGGCGCTGGCCAGAGGAACTGTGGGCAAGGTCAGGGGCTGCTGGGCCCCCGCCCCTCGGGAGCTCCCAGGCCCCTCCAGCCCCCAGAAGAATGGAGCCATTGAGCAGAGCTCCCTGAGATTCCTCAGCCCTGACTCCGGGCCTGGGAGCTCTCCCTTGACAGCTTTCACTTTAGCACTAATTACTTAATTAGGCCTGACTCGGGCTGCTGGCTCCCTGCTGCCTGCTGGGCCCGAGTGCGGTGCCCAAAGGCGGGAGGTTTTCCAGGGACCGGGACTTGGGGCCCTCGGTGGGGCCGGGGCTGGGTCAGGCCCTCACTGACGGGACGCTGGGCTCCCGAACCTTCCCCCGCCCCCAGTCCCAGGCTTGGGGCCTGGTTTTGAGAAAATGAGGAGGGGTCAGGATCAGCTGAGGTCACGATAACTCATTTATGCGGTGGTTTATGGGATGCCAGGGGTGTTGGGCCTAAAGCCAGGAGTGAGACGGAGAAGGGAGGGGGCGATGGGAGCCAGGGGTAATGGGGGTGCTGGGAGTCGGGGGCTCGGGGGCAGTAAAGAGGcagagttggggggggggtgttattCTGTTCAGTGAAGCTTCAGGACACGCGTCTGGCTAAAAGCCAAGGAAATAGTCCCTGTCTTCCAGGTGGGGTTATATCCGACTGGGGGCTCGGGGTGATCAGGCAGCCCCATGAAATACCCAGCAGCCCAGTGCTCCAGGGAGTGCTGGGTTTGGTGCCAGAACAACTGCACTTGGAGACCTACTGCCTGTGCTACATTGgggctcagtttccccttctgcaaGAATGAAAGGACTTTTATGGCCTCCAAGCTCCCTTCCTGCTTGTAATTGATGAGCCTGagtagatattttttttaaaaaagaggcaaaagaaataaAGGCAAAGGAATTCTGCGAGTGGAGGGAGAGCATGGGGTCTGAATGGGAAGGACTTCTCGAGGGAGGTGCtcaagctgagtcttgaagggagCTGGGGGTTCCTGGGGGCAGAGGTTGGGGAGAAGGGCATTCTGGGAGTGGGGGCCAGTCTGAATGAAGGCAGGAAAGAGGGAGGTGATGGGGAAGGAGAGCAGAAGTGGccatgggagggagggagggaggggataaTGAAGGTCATTATCGGGCCGAGGGCATCGAGGGGAGCAGGGACGGGGGTGACGGGATAATGAGCGGGGATGGCGCTGAGGGATTCTGATGGTGATGGGTGAttgatggggaaaaaatgctcCTCTGCACCTTTCACCAGCCCCAGTTCCCATGGACCCGGGGCCAGGAGCCGGAGCTGGAAGTGGAGAGGCTGGAGCCAGCGCTGGCGGGAAGCAGACTCGCTGCTCAGTGGCTCTGAGCTCCCGGCCAGCGTCTGCTAAGCTCATGGCCCTGTTTTATGGGCTTCCTGTTCCAGGCAGGAGGACCGAATTCCTCCTCCACACCCATCACCTTCCCCCGAGAGGCCAGAGGGGCAGGAGGCggccggggtgggggggggggctcacGGGGGGGCCTTCTTCCCCAGCCCTGACACTTCGTCCCTCCCCTGGAACAAAAGTCTCAGGCTTGACTGGATCTGACAGGAATCTGGCCAACCTATGTTGTGGGTAGATGGATAAGGGGTCGGGGAGAGGAAGGACGAGGGCACGGAGGGCCCCAGACAGCCAGAACCTTAAGCCTGCTGCCCCCCCCCAGCCCCCGAGGTCCCCGGGGACCTTGTACGTGGGCCCAAGAGGGGCAAGTCACCTGTCTGTACCAAGGCACCAGATGGTCCCTCTGGGGACCTCTGGGCCCCGCCTGGCCCAATACGGGGTTGGGAAGTGCTGGGACCCTCTCCCCCAGGCAGCCTGCTGAGGGAGAAGAAGCCTGGGGCATAAAGTCAAATGGccatcccttctccctctccatccATGAGCCGGGAGGATGGGCCTTGGCTGCCCGGGAGCAGCAGCTTGGCCCAGCCTGGGTGTGAGGCTGGGAGCCTGCCAGCCCCCTCAGTCATCGCAGAGGGAGTGAGGCGTCAGCAGTGCCCGGCTCCGTGCCAAGTGGGAGCCATTTGTCTGCCTTTGAAACATCTGGCCCCTCGGGCCTCCCCCTGCCCACAGGCCAGGCCCGGCTGGGTCTTGGCCCTCACCAGGGCCTCGGAAACGATTGTGaaacagccccccccccccgaccctTCTCCCATCCCACCCTCCCCTTGACTCCCTGTGGCTTTGGGAAATCACAGAAAAGCACCTGGAAAAAAGTCCTTTCTGGTCATTGCTGGTCTGCCTGCCCCGCTCCCCTTGCCCGCTCCCGCCAAAGAGCGGAGCATGGATCCCGGCCCAGACCTGGATGGGCATCTGTTTTTGCTCTCTTGGCCAGCTCCCCTGGGCGGGCAATGGCCCCACCTGCACATCCGCACGTGGGGGAGGCCGGAGGACCTCCGACCTCTGACCTGTCCTGACTGGCTGACTCTGGCCCAGCCCCCCTGCTCCTCCTTGCTGCCAGGCCACTCCTGAAGGAACAGAGTCTATATCAGGGCCTGGACCAAAAGGGGAAGACCCCAAACATGCAGGAGTCTCTGTGCCCCCCGAGGTTGCAGAATACATTTCTCTGTGCCCTCTCCATGTCTTAGTGGGCATGTGTCATAGTTTTGGACTTTAACCTTGAActtattatttagttatttgtctcaatttgttaaactttaattttaaactaacttttaaacttttatttttattttttatacttttaaaaaaaacattttgcattttaaattctctccctgACTTCCCCATCTCTTCCCCAGCCCACTGAGAACTCTAACAATGTAATTAATAatggacatttatttatttaattaattatttttaactttaatttttattttttatactttttttagaagattttgcattttaaattctctccctgACTTCCCCATCTCTTCCCCAGCCCACTGAGAACTCTAACAATGTAATTAATAatggacatttatttatttaattaattatttttaactttaatttttattttttatactttttttagaagattttgcattttaaattctctccctgACCTCCCTGTCTCTTCCCCAGACCACTGAGAAGTTTAACAATGTGCTAAAGAGTGTCTATTTATTCACTTacttacttaattattttttactttaatttttatttttttatactttttaaaaaagattttgagttttaaattctctccccGTTTCCATCTCCTTGCTTAGTACTTACTTCCCTTTACTAGAGAGCCAGATTTCCTGAGGGAGATGGATGGGAGCCATTTGGTACCCACCTTTGCCTGGACCATTCCTACATACATCCCCTTCTCTGGGAACCCCAGAAGTTTAGCCTTGGCCAGCTGGGAGCCAGGACTCCTGGGTTTCCTGGGGAGTTTTAGACCTTAATAAGTGACAGAGGCGGAGGAGAGTTGGGCCACAGAAAGCAGAGATGCTGGTGCCCCTTTCTGTTTCCTGCCACTCCCCCCTCAGTGGGATGTTCCTTCTTGTGTCTGCCCCATGCCGGCGTGCTGTGGATTTCTTGTCACTGTTAATCCGCCCTCTGCTGGGTGCATTGTGTCTGTTTGTGGCCCACTGTTAGGAGTGATCCCTGGGGAGGACTGGGGGacagtgggggaggaggagagggatgaCTCACTGCTCCCCCTCCCCTGGGAGGAGCCCCCTAAGGGGTCCCTAGTGGAGGCTGAGTCTCTATGGTTGCTCTCTCTTCAGCCACCGGAGGGTCCCGGTCCTGAGCTCTCAGACGCCCACAAGACTTGGCTGAACTTTGTCCGGAGGCCGGATGAGGGTGCCCCCAGgaagaaatgcaaaggaaaagataagagatTAGTGAGTGCTCTGGGCCAAGGCTGAGaggagctggggggagggggaaggcagGGGGGGGCCCTGGTTCTGGGGTGGGGCCCACTTCTGCCCACTTGGGTTCTCACCAGTCCCTTTGTCTGCTTTAAGCGCGGCCTCACGGGCCCTCCGGGCCCCCCCGGGCCTGCTGGCCCCCCAGGTCCCCCAGGGGCCGAAGTCACCCAGGAAGCTCTGTTGCAGGAGTTCAAGTACATGCTGAAAGGTGAGACTGGGCCCTGAGTCCCAGCGGGAAGGGAGCAGGACCCGCTGGGAATGGAAGCCCCTGGGGGTCAGGGGGGGTGAATCTGGGGTCTCTATGACCAGTGTTCCCCACAGAGGCCACAGAGCGCCGGGCGGCCATGGAGGCCTTGGCCCAGCCCAGCCAGAGGCCCCTGGATGCCATCGTGGCCCCCTACAGGCGCGTGGAAGAAGCTTTCCACTGCAAGCTGAAAGCCCAACTGGTCATTGACAAGAAGACCCTGATGGAGCTGCACAGCTTCCAGGCGGTGAGTGGGGACCCTTCCCTCCCCAGGTCTGGCCCAGGACACCGAGTCCGGGGGTGCCCGCTCTGTGGCTGAGGCAGAGATAACTGGAGCTAGGAGCTCCCTTCAAATCTGACTTTGTCCTTTCCTAGCTGGGGGATCCTGGCTAAGTCATTTACTCTCTCccagcttcagtttccccatctgtaaaatgggttcaTAGTGTCTAGAGATCGACTTCCCAGAAGTATTGTGGAGGTCAGCTGAGGTAGTGTGTGGGAAGAAGGGTTTTTCCAACCCCCACTGATAGTGGTAAATGCTACTCACATATAATTGAGGGGAAGGTCAAGGAGTAAAGCCCCGAGTCAgggggtctgagttcaaatcctgccttaaacTTTGTGTCACTAACTAAATCACTGAAACTCTTGTTGCCTCCAGGGAGCTCTCTGAAGGTGATTTAGAGTCATTCtccgccccccctccccagaagtatataaaatgattttgtcTGTGAGATCAGCCATATCCAGAGGCatcacacacagtcacacacacacaatcatactcttacacacacacaatcacacttACACATACTATCACACACAGTTACACAatcacacacttacacacacatacaatcacacacagtcacacactcatacacagatacaatcacacacacaatcacactcttacacacacacaatcacacttacacatacaatcacacacagtcacacactcatacacacatacaatcacACACAATCATACGATCACACACAATCATatacagtcacacacacactcatacacacatataatcacacacacagtcacactcaCGATCACACACAATCACAgtcacacattcatacacacatacaatcacacacacaatcacactcacga
Encoded here:
- the C1QTNF12 gene encoding adipolin; translation: MPACCGFLVTVNPPSAGCIVSVCGPLLGVIPGEDWGTVGEEERDDSLLPLPWEEPPKGSLVEAESLWLLSLQPPEGPGPELSDAHKTWLNFVRRPDEGAPRKKCKGKDKRLRGLTGPPGPPGPAGPPGPPGAEVTQEALLQEFKYMLKEATERRAAMEALAQPSQRPLDAIVAPYRRVEEAFHCKLKAQLVIDKKTLMELHSFQAPLAKGAFLRGSGLNLSTGRFTAPVSGIYQFSANVHIDHSELKSRAQLRARDNVRVLICIESLCHQHTSLEVITGLESNSKIFTVHIQGLLQLQAGQYTSIFVDNSAGAALTIQSGSDFMGMLVGL